In Liquorilactobacillus hordei DSM 19519, the following proteins share a genomic window:
- a CDS encoding IS1182 family transposase codes for MYNNYNINQTVLSIKTDWEPKENHPARMINQIVEDLKIKDPYIFGRPRKYDLRVLLKLILFAYTKGIFSSRRINTLAEENLAARWLTQEQVPAYRTICRFRISDEVENLINQCIQKLTKYLKQNNFIDEVTFIDGTKILADANKYSFVWRKNTVRFDKLNRSAIISLLKELNEAKFKCQLPVETDLTLEMLDEIILRLENNLKDLNKKIEKEHTSPNPDKSRRRKLKSLKRKLKLRQTKLLEYKIQTGIYGKRNSYSKTDHDATFMRVKEDSMLNGQLKPAYNLQIATSKQFVTAFGIFQNPGDTKTLIPFLQQQQAAGTLGKYIVADAGYGSESNYRYFEDELPEHTALIPYGAMLKENSRKWQSDDRKVMNWTYHPKDDYFIDPQGVRFSFYTYRKRKDKYGFVREFKEYKANKYDNDFQIDHRAFTKSGKPRKISINGAWEYFKAKERKLLSNHQTGSIYGRRKIDVESVFGGLKACLGFKRFSVRGLEKVKREAGIALMAMNIRKLVAKNTNFNCFINPKKRLVKIKERFSLISSILKDLWHSPLLLIIRKI; via the coding sequence ATGTATAATAATTATAACATAAATCAGACTGTACTTAGTATCAAAACTGACTGGGAACCAAAAGAAAATCATCCTGCACGGATGATTAATCAAATAGTTGAAGACCTTAAAATTAAAGATCCCTACATCTTTGGACGTCCGCGTAAGTATGATCTGCGTGTACTTTTAAAATTAATTTTGTTTGCGTACACAAAAGGTATCTTCAGTAGTCGTCGTATTAATACCTTGGCAGAAGAGAACTTGGCAGCCCGCTGGCTGACGCAAGAACAAGTTCCAGCCTACCGAACAATTTGTCGTTTTAGAATTTCAGATGAAGTTGAGAACTTGATCAATCAATGCATTCAAAAACTAACCAAATATCTAAAGCAAAATAACTTTATTGATGAGGTTACTTTTATTGATGGAACTAAAATTTTGGCTGATGCCAATAAGTATAGTTTTGTTTGGCGTAAGAATACTGTTCGTTTTGACAAGCTTAATCGCTCTGCGATTATATCCCTTCTGAAAGAATTAAATGAAGCTAAGTTTAAATGCCAGCTCCCAGTAGAGACAGATCTTACTTTAGAAATGCTTGATGAAATTATCTTGCGGTTAGAGAATAACTTGAAAGATCTGAATAAAAAGATTGAAAAGGAGCACACCTCTCCAAACCCAGACAAGTCCAGACGTCGAAAACTGAAATCGTTAAAACGAAAACTTAAGTTACGCCAAACTAAGTTATTGGAATATAAAATACAAACTGGAATTTATGGTAAACGAAATAGTTATTCGAAAACAGACCATGATGCGACTTTTATGCGTGTTAAAGAAGATTCAATGCTCAACGGACAGCTAAAACCGGCTTATAATCTACAAATCGCCACGAGTAAACAATTTGTAACTGCCTTTGGCATTTTTCAAAATCCAGGAGATACCAAAACATTAATTCCCTTTTTACAGCAGCAACAAGCAGCTGGAACTTTAGGTAAGTATATTGTGGCCGATGCAGGATACGGTTCAGAATCAAATTATCGATACTTTGAAGATGAATTACCCGAACATACAGCGTTGATTCCGTATGGGGCAATGTTGAAAGAAAATAGTCGCAAATGGCAAAGCGATGACCGTAAGGTCATGAATTGGACATATCACCCTAAAGATGATTATTTTATTGATCCGCAAGGAGTTAGATTTAGTTTTTATACTTACCGTAAGCGCAAAGACAAGTACGGGTTTGTACGTGAATTTAAAGAGTATAAGGCAAACAAATATGATAATGATTTTCAAATTGACCACCGAGCGTTCACTAAAAGCGGAAAACCTCGTAAAATAAGTATTAATGGCGCGTGGGAATATTTCAAAGCTAAGGAACGCAAGTTACTTTCAAATCACCAAACTGGTTCAATTTACGGACGACGTAAAATAGATGTCGAATCAGTTTTTGGTGGATTGAAGGCTTGTTTGGGTTTTAAAAGATTTTCTGTTAGAGGTCTTGAGAAGGTAAAAAGAGAAGCTGGAATTGCCTTGATGGCAATGAATATTAGAAAATTGGTAGCGAAGAACACCAATTTTAACTGTTTTATAAACCCAAAGAAGAGATTAGTGAAAATCAAGGAACGATTTTCACTAATCTCTTCTATTTTGAAGGACTTATGGCACAGCCCCCTTTTATTAATTATACGTAAAATTTAA
- the parE gene encoding DNA topoisomerase IV subunit B, whose amino-acid sequence MEKTNYNDDSIQVLKGLEAVRKRPGMYIGSTDSRGLHHLVYEIVDNAVDEALSGYGKEINVVLHKDNSVSVVDHGRGLPVGMHSLGIPTVEVIFTVLHAGGKFGQGGYKTSGGLHGVGASVVNALSSKLTVNTIRDGVEYEEDFEDGGKPIGTLRKLGKTKKSNGTTVTFKPDETIFTTTKYNYDTLAERLRESAFLLKGVRITINDERTEQEDIFHFEEGIKEFVTYLNEDKDTLGNVMYFDGIKEGIEVEVAAQYNDGYSESILSFVNNVRTKDGGTHEAGMKAAWTKAFNDYARQVSLLKEKDKNLEGSDVREGLAAVISIRVPEELLQFEGQTKGKLGTPEARSIVDSVVSEQLGFYLMENGEFAQDLVRKSLKAREAREAARKARDESRTGKKKKKERLLSGKLTPAQSKNAKKNELFLVEGDSAGGSAKQGRDRKFQAILPLRGKVLNTEKAKLSEILKNEEINTMIYTIGAGVGTDFVIDDANYDKIIIMTDADTDGAHIQTLLLTFFYKYMRPMIDAGKIYIALPPLYKIQKKIKNKDIIRYAWTDDELHYATKEMKQGYTLQRFKGLGEMNADQLWETTMNPETRTLVRVKIEDDTLAEKRVTTLMGDKVEPRRKWIENNVQFTLEEDGSLLDNTVAAGAHHINEKQEGSVE is encoded by the coding sequence ATGGAAAAAACAAATTATAATGACGATTCGATTCAAGTGTTAAAAGGACTGGAGGCTGTCAGAAAAAGGCCAGGAATGTATATTGGCTCAACTGATAGTCGTGGTTTACATCATTTGGTATACGAAATAGTTGATAACGCCGTTGATGAAGCTTTGTCTGGGTATGGTAAGGAAATAAATGTAGTTTTACATAAGGACAATAGTGTCTCAGTTGTAGACCATGGTCGTGGGCTACCTGTTGGGATGCATTCATTAGGGATTCCAACCGTTGAGGTTATTTTTACGGTTCTTCACGCGGGTGGAAAGTTTGGTCAAGGTGGCTATAAGACTTCTGGTGGTTTGCATGGCGTTGGTGCCAGTGTTGTAAATGCTCTTTCTTCAAAATTAACTGTTAATACTATTAGAGATGGTGTTGAATATGAAGAAGATTTTGAAGATGGTGGAAAACCGATTGGAACACTGCGCAAACTTGGAAAAACAAAGAAATCAAACGGGACCACAGTTACTTTTAAACCAGATGAGACGATTTTTACAACTACCAAGTATAATTATGATACCCTTGCTGAACGCCTTCGTGAATCTGCCTTTTTATTAAAAGGGGTTAGAATTACAATTAATGACGAACGAACTGAACAAGAAGATATTTTTCATTTTGAAGAAGGAATCAAAGAATTTGTTACCTATCTAAATGAAGATAAAGACACGCTTGGAAACGTAATGTACTTTGATGGTATCAAAGAAGGCATTGAAGTTGAGGTTGCTGCACAATACAATGACGGTTATTCTGAGAGTATTCTATCATTTGTAAATAACGTTCGAACTAAGGACGGTGGAACACATGAGGCAGGAATGAAGGCCGCTTGGACAAAAGCCTTCAATGATTACGCTCGTCAGGTATCTTTGTTAAAAGAAAAAGACAAAAATCTTGAAGGTAGTGATGTTCGCGAGGGCCTTGCTGCTGTTATTTCAATTCGTGTGCCAGAAGAGTTATTACAATTCGAGGGACAGACAAAAGGAAAACTTGGAACACCTGAAGCACGTTCAATAGTTGATAGTGTTGTTTCAGAACAACTTGGTTTTTATCTAATGGAGAACGGCGAGTTTGCGCAAGATCTTGTCAGAAAATCATTGAAAGCTAGAGAAGCTAGAGAAGCTGCCCGAAAGGCGAGAGATGAAAGTCGAACAGGCAAGAAGAAGAAAAAAGAACGCCTGTTATCTGGTAAGTTGACACCCGCTCAATCCAAGAATGCTAAGAAAAATGAATTATTCTTAGTCGAAGGAGATTCTGCTGGAGGTTCTGCGAAACAAGGACGGGATCGTAAATTTCAAGCAATATTACCATTACGTGGGAAAGTTTTGAACACTGAAAAGGCTAAGTTGTCGGAGATTCTCAAAAATGAAGAGATTAATACAATGATCTATACTATTGGTGCAGGAGTGGGCACTGATTTTGTTATAGATGATGCTAATTATGATAAGATTATCATCATGACTGATGCTGATACGGATGGAGCACACATCCAAACTTTACTCTTAACGTTCTTCTATAAATATATGAGACCGATGATAGATGCGGGTAAAATATATATAGCTTTACCTCCCTTATATAAAATTCAAAAAAAGATTAAAAATAAAGATATAATTAGATATGCTTGGACCGATGATGAATTGCATTATGCAACTAAAGAAATGAAACAAGGTTACACACTGCAAAGATTTAAAGGCTTGGGTGAAATGAATGCCGATCAACTGTGGGAAACAACAATGAACCCAGAAACAAGGACACTCGTTCGCGTTAAGATTGAAGATGATACATTAGCGGAAAAGCGCGTTACAACACTAATGGGTGATAAAGTAGAGCCAAGGCGCAAATGGATTGAAAATAATGTTCAGTTCACATTGGAGGAAGATGGCAGCTTATTGGATAATACAGTTGCTGCAGGAGCACACCATATTAACGAGAAGCAGGAAGGGAGTGTTGAATAA
- the hslV gene encoding ATP-dependent protease subunit HslV has translation MAGVSFHATTICAVRHDGHTAMAGDGQVTMGEKVIMKGTARKVRRIYNNQVVVGFAGSVADAFNLEERFEKKLNEYSGNLQRAAVELAQEWRSDQALQKLEALLIVMNKNELLMVSGSGEVIAPDDDILAIGSGGNFALAAAKAMKDHASTMTAGDIARAAINIAGDIDIFTNHNVIVEEF, from the coding sequence ATGGCTGGAGTTTCATTTCATGCAACAACAATCTGTGCAGTTCGTCATGATGGTCATACTGCAATGGCTGGTGATGGACAGGTCACAATGGGTGAAAAAGTTATCATGAAAGGTACTGCGCGAAAAGTTAGAAGAATCTACAACAATCAGGTTGTTGTTGGATTTGCTGGAAGTGTCGCAGATGCTTTTAATTTGGAAGAACGGTTTGAGAAAAAGTTAAATGAATATAGTGGCAATTTACAGCGTGCTGCTGTTGAACTAGCACAAGAATGGCGTAGTGATCAGGCATTGCAAAAATTAGAAGCTCTCTTAATTGTTATGAATAAAAATGAATTATTAATGGTATCTGGCAGTGGTGAAGTAATCGCACCAGATGATGATATTTTAGCAATTGGTTCTGGTGGTAACTTTGCACTGGCAGCCGCTAAGGCAATGAAAGACCATGCTTCAACAATGACTGCAGGAGACATTGCTAGAGCAGCAATTAATATAGCAGGTGATATTGATATTTTCACCAACCATAACGTAATAGTAGAAGAATTCTAA
- the xerC gene encoding tyrosine recombinase XerC, whose amino-acid sequence MEQKWIKEFKQYLAIERRYSEDTVKAYTDDLRLFSDFLFENGGSSSFTQVNRFDVHVFMSFLYDKHYQSSSIARIISSLRSFYRFMEKNTYIESNPFAYVQLKRHPRSLPRFFYEKEMTALFEATDGDEPILIRDKALLETLYATGMRVSECTGLTLQAIDMEMRAMLLHGKGNKDRYVPFGRYCQKALENYYVKVRTPLMTKYKKEHNFVFVNHYGDPVTAAGITYILKKIVSRSSLTTQIHPHELRHTFATHMMNNGADLRAVQELLGHSSLSTTQIYTHVTKEHLQRDYRKFFPRA is encoded by the coding sequence ATGGAACAGAAATGGATAAAAGAATTTAAACAGTATTTGGCAATTGAGAGAAGATATTCAGAAGATACAGTCAAAGCGTATACAGATGATTTAAGACTTTTTAGTGATTTTCTCTTTGAGAATGGAGGATCCTCATCCTTTACACAAGTTAATCGTTTTGATGTACATGTTTTTATGAGTTTCTTATATGATAAACACTATCAATCATCATCAATTGCGAGAATTATTTCGAGTTTACGTTCTTTTTATCGATTTATGGAAAAAAATACGTATATTGAAAGTAATCCTTTTGCCTATGTTCAATTGAAGAGGCATCCGCGTTCTTTACCACGTTTTTTCTATGAAAAGGAAATGACTGCTCTTTTTGAAGCAACTGACGGGGATGAACCTATTTTAATTAGAGACAAGGCATTGTTAGAAACTCTTTACGCGACAGGAATGCGTGTCAGTGAGTGCACAGGTTTAACTTTACAAGCGATAGACATGGAAATGCGTGCTATGTTGTTACATGGTAAGGGAAACAAAGATCGTTATGTTCCTTTTGGCAGATATTGTCAAAAAGCCCTAGAAAACTACTATGTTAAAGTTAGAACACCTTTGATGACAAAATATAAAAAAGAACATAATTTTGTGTTTGTAAATCATTATGGGGACCCAGTGACAGCTGCTGGAATTACGTATATCTTAAAAAAAATCGTTAGTCGGAGTAGTTTGACGACACAGATCCATCCACATGAACTGCGACACACTTTTGCAACACATATGATGAATAACGGAGCTGATTTGCGAGCAGTTCAAGAACTTTTGGGACATAGTAGTTTATCTACTACACAAATATACACACATGTTACAAAGGAACACTTACAAAGAGACTATCGTAAGTTTTTTCCGCGAGCTTGA
- the parC gene encoding DNA topoisomerase IV subunit A, translated as MVESQGSNIQELSLEAVMGERFGRYSKYIIQERALPDIRDGLKPVQRRILYAMNQDGNTYEKAFRKSAKSVGNVMGNFHPHGDSSIYEAMVRLSQSWKLRDPLIEMHGNNGSMDGDPPAAMRYTEARLSQISSEMLRDIEKNTVDFVPNFDDTDMEPTVLPARFPNLLVNGATGISAGYATEIPPHNLHETVQALLYLMKNPKATLADLMEFVKGPDFPTGGILQGVDGIIKAYTTGRGRVMLRAKTAVESLKGNKEQIVVTEIPYEVNKAILVKKIDEIRLLKKIEGIAEVRDESDREGLRVVIELKRNANQEGILNYLFKNTDLQISYNFNMVAINNMRPENVGLKQILTAYLEHQRTVTTRRTQFELKKAREREHIVAGLIKALSILDDVIKTIRASKNKKDAKDNLVDEYSFTEAQAEAIVSLQLYRLTNTDVTALQAEAKELAAKIKQFELILSDSKELDRVIKKEITAIDKKYTSERKTVIQDKVEQLKIETEVLIAPEDVVVMVSKDGYLKRSSLRSFNASDVTENGLKPEDSVIYQETINTLDHFFIFTDSGNVIYRPVHEIPDYKWKDTGLHLSQSIGLKSEEKVIAAYAFKDLEQAGNFVFATKEGNIKQTAFVDLKPGRTYKSRASQGMKLKSETDRLIMVNFVETSQINKKYVFAITHGGYGLRYLLSEVPVSGAKAAGVKAMDLRDDFITAVLLVTGSEQIGILTQRGAFKRMLVAEVSPTTRARRGVQILRELKRNPHRVEFVSLLLDEDPQNLLITTDQQETIMLNPFEHPTGDRYSNGSFVIDTATQGNPTRFVAIKENKEK; from the coding sequence ATGGTTGAAAGCCAAGGTAGTAACATTCAAGAACTCTCACTCGAAGCTGTTATGGGTGAAAGGTTTGGCCGTTATTCGAAGTATATTATCCAAGAACGTGCCTTACCTGATATTAGAGATGGTTTAAAACCGGTTCAGCGTCGTATTTTATATGCGATGAATCAAGATGGTAACACTTATGAAAAAGCATTCAGAAAATCCGCTAAATCTGTAGGTAATGTGATGGGTAACTTTCATCCTCATGGAGATAGTTCAATCTATGAGGCGATGGTTCGTTTGAGCCAGTCATGGAAACTACGTGATCCACTTATTGAAATGCATGGAAACAACGGCTCAATGGATGGTGACCCACCAGCAGCGATGCGTTATACGGAAGCTCGTTTAAGTCAAATATCAAGTGAAATGCTCCGCGATATTGAAAAAAATACAGTTGATTTTGTTCCTAATTTTGATGACACTGATATGGAGCCTACTGTTTTACCAGCACGCTTTCCAAATTTATTAGTCAATGGTGCCACAGGAATATCTGCTGGATATGCTACTGAAATTCCACCACACAATCTTCATGAGACAGTTCAAGCGTTACTTTATTTAATGAAAAATCCTAAAGCTACACTTGCTGATCTTATGGAATTTGTAAAAGGCCCTGATTTTCCAACGGGAGGAATTTTACAAGGTGTAGATGGTATCATCAAAGCTTATACAACTGGACGTGGCCGAGTTATGTTGCGGGCAAAGACAGCAGTTGAATCTTTAAAGGGCAATAAAGAGCAAATAGTTGTAACCGAGATTCCTTATGAAGTGAATAAAGCAATTCTTGTGAAGAAAATCGATGAAATCCGTTTACTGAAGAAAATCGAGGGAATTGCTGAGGTTCGAGACGAGAGTGATCGCGAAGGATTACGTGTTGTGATTGAGTTAAAGCGAAATGCCAATCAAGAAGGTATCCTAAATTATTTATTTAAGAATACTGACTTACAGATATCGTACAATTTCAATATGGTTGCAATTAATAATATGCGCCCCGAAAATGTTGGCTTAAAACAAATATTGACTGCTTACTTGGAACATCAAAGAACAGTAACAACAAGAAGAACTCAATTTGAACTTAAGAAAGCTCGTGAACGTGAGCATATTGTTGCTGGTTTAATCAAAGCTTTATCAATTTTGGACGATGTAATTAAAACAATTCGTGCAAGTAAGAACAAGAAGGATGCCAAGGATAACTTGGTTGATGAATATAGCTTTACTGAAGCACAGGCAGAAGCTATTGTGTCATTGCAACTCTATCGTTTAACTAATACTGATGTGACTGCTCTCCAGGCAGAGGCAAAAGAGTTAGCTGCTAAAATTAAACAATTTGAGTTGATTCTTTCAGATTCAAAAGAACTTGATCGGGTTATCAAAAAAGAAATTACTGCAATTGATAAAAAATATACATCTGAGCGCAAAACTGTTATTCAAGATAAAGTTGAGCAACTAAAAATTGAAACCGAAGTTCTTATCGCTCCTGAAGATGTTGTTGTTATGGTTAGCAAAGATGGTTATCTGAAGCGGAGTTCACTACGCTCATTCAACGCATCGGATGTGACGGAAAATGGATTAAAACCGGAAGACTCGGTTATATATCAAGAAACTATAAACACCTTAGATCATTTCTTTATCTTTACTGATAGCGGAAATGTAATCTATCGACCTGTACATGAGATTCCTGATTATAAATGGAAGGATACGGGATTGCATCTTTCTCAATCAATCGGTCTTAAGTCTGAAGAAAAGGTCATAGCAGCCTATGCTTTTAAGGATTTAGAGCAAGCTGGTAATTTTGTATTTGCCACAAAGGAAGGAAACATCAAACAAACTGCTTTTGTAGATTTAAAGCCCGGCAGAACTTATAAGTCTAGAGCAAGTCAAGGTATGAAGTTGAAATCTGAAACCGATAGATTAATTATGGTTAATTTTGTAGAAACTAGTCAAATTAATAAGAAGTATGTTTTTGCAATTACTCATGGTGGATATGGGTTGAGATACTTACTCTCAGAAGTTCCAGTATCAGGTGCCAAAGCTGCAGGAGTTAAAGCAATGGATTTACGAGATGATTTCATTACCGCAGTTCTATTGGTGACAGGTTCTGAACAGATTGGAATTCTGACGCAAAGAGGTGCATTTAAACGAATGCTTGTAGCCGAGGTATCGCCGACGACAAGGGCAAGACGCGGTGTCCAAATTCTGCGCGAGTTGAAAAGAAATCCACATCGGGTAGAATTTGTTTCATTATTGCTGGATGAGGATCCGCAAAATCTGCTTATAACCACAGATCAACAAGAAACAATAATGCTCAATCCATTTGAACATCCTACAGGCGATCGCTATTCCAATGGTTCGTTTGTAATTGATACAGCTACTCAAGGTAACCCTACCAGATTTGTAGCAATTAAAGAGAATAAAGAAAAATAA
- the plsY gene encoding glycerol-3-phosphate 1-O-acyltransferase PlsY, translating to MDSTIVLMLVIGYLLGSIPSGIWIGKIFYNKDIRQFGSGNMGTTNTFRVLGKKAGAIVLIVDMLKGTLAACQPYLFGVHINVLIIGCAAVIGHVFPIFAKFKGGKAVATSAGILLAYSPGFFIVAWVIFLTTLYLSSMVSIASMVGMTLITILSLFFHDPILTIIAIILTIFVFYRHKGNLSRIKNGNENLVPFGLVYKRKNNK from the coding sequence ATGGATTCGACTATTGTATTAATGTTAGTAATTGGATACCTTCTTGGATCAATTCCATCAGGTATTTGGATTGGTAAAATATTCTATAATAAGGATATTCGACAATTTGGTAGTGGTAATATGGGAACAACAAATACTTTCAGAGTACTTGGCAAAAAAGCTGGAGCAATTGTTTTAATAGTTGATATGTTAAAGGGAACACTTGCTGCATGTCAGCCTTACCTCTTCGGAGTACATATTAATGTTTTAATAATTGGATGTGCCGCCGTTATTGGTCATGTTTTTCCAATTTTCGCTAAGTTCAAGGGAGGTAAAGCAGTTGCAACGAGTGCAGGTATTTTGCTTGCATACAGCCCCGGGTTCTTTATCGTTGCCTGGGTTATCTTTTTAACCACACTCTACCTTTCAAGCATGGTTAGTATTGCAAGTATGGTGGGGATGACTCTGATTACAATTTTATCCTTATTCTTTCACGATCCAATCTTGACGATTATTGCAATTATTTTAACGATTTTTGTTTTCTATCGACATAAGGGAAATTTATCAAGAATCAAAAATGGTAACGAGAATCTAGTGCCTTTTGGTTTGGTTTACAAAAGAAAAAATAATAAGTAA
- the hslU gene encoding ATP-dependent protease ATPase subunit HslU, producing the protein MNPIDKTPKQIVKELNAYIIGQDKAKRAIAIALRNRYRRMQLAEDMQEEITPKNVLMIGPTGVGKTEIARRLAKIVQAPFMKVEATKFTEVGYVGRDVESMVRDLVEVAYKMEVEFQFEQVRSKAGRNANKRLVKLLVPAIKKNKKEGVEEINIGQMFQEIQRGQTPSLETVQKEVVTEEIKKERLSVKEKLNKGLLENQEVTLEVNDSSQNAKGPSAIFNKLGIDLGDTLNSLTPTKRVKRTMTVSQAREHLIQEEAEKLTNKADIASSAIKRAENTGIIFIDEIDKITSKSQRNNGEISREGVQRDILPIVEGSQIETKYGLVNTDHILFIASGAFHESKPSDLIAELQGRFPIRVELDELKAEDFVKILTEPNNALVKQYIALIGTDNVKVTFTIEAIRKISEIAYHVNHENENIGARRLHTILEKLLEDLLFEGPDMQMGDITITEAYVQDKIGNIAADKDLSQYIL; encoded by the coding sequence ATGAACCCTATTGACAAAACACCAAAACAAATTGTTAAAGAACTCAATGCTTATATAATTGGGCAAGATAAAGCTAAAAGAGCAATTGCAATTGCTTTACGTAACCGCTATCGTAGAATGCAACTTGCAGAAGATATGCAAGAAGAAATTACACCTAAAAATGTCTTGATGATTGGGCCGACTGGTGTTGGTAAAACTGAAATCGCAAGGAGATTAGCGAAAATCGTCCAAGCTCCTTTTATGAAGGTTGAAGCAACTAAGTTTACTGAAGTCGGTTATGTTGGTCGGGATGTTGAGTCAATGGTCCGTGATTTAGTCGAAGTTGCATATAAGATGGAAGTCGAGTTTCAATTTGAACAAGTACGCTCAAAGGCTGGAAGAAATGCTAATAAACGTTTAGTAAAATTACTTGTTCCAGCTATTAAGAAGAACAAAAAAGAAGGCGTGGAGGAAATAAATATTGGACAAATGTTCCAAGAAATTCAAAGGGGTCAAACTCCTAGCCTTGAAACTGTTCAAAAAGAAGTAGTTACAGAGGAAATTAAGAAGGAACGTCTATCTGTAAAAGAAAAATTAAATAAAGGGTTACTTGAAAATCAGGAAGTTACTTTGGAAGTTAATGATTCTTCACAGAATGCAAAGGGACCATCAGCAATATTTAACAAGCTGGGAATTGACTTAGGAGATACATTAAACTCATTAACTCCAACGAAAAGGGTTAAACGTACGATGACTGTGTCGCAAGCGCGTGAACATCTTATTCAAGAGGAAGCAGAAAAACTTACAAATAAGGCAGATATCGCGAGTTCAGCGATTAAACGTGCGGAAAACACTGGGATTATTTTCATTGATGAGATTGATAAAATTACATCTAAGTCACAGAGAAATAACGGTGAAATTTCACGTGAAGGTGTTCAAAGAGATATCTTACCAATCGTCGAAGGTTCACAAATTGAAACTAAGTATGGTTTAGTTAACACAGATCATATTCTATTTATTGCATCAGGTGCTTTTCATGAGAGTAAGCCTAGTGATTTAATTGCCGAATTACAGGGCCGTTTCCCTATCAGAGTAGAACTAGATGAACTTAAGGCAGAAGACTTTGTTAAAATATTAACAGAGCCAAACAATGCTTTAGTTAAGCAGTATATCGCTTTGATTGGAACGGACAATGTGAAAGTTACATTTACAATTGAGGCAATTCGAAAAATCTCAGAGATAGCCTATCATGTTAATCATGAGAATGAAAATATTGGAGCTCGTAGACTGCATACGATTCTGGAGAAACTATTAGAAGATCTATTGTTCGAGGGGCCAGATATGCAAATGGGCGATATTACAATTACTGAAGCCTATGTTCAAGATAAGATTGGTAATATTGCGGCTGATAAAGATTTAAGTCAATATATTTTATAA
- a CDS encoding aldose 1-epimerase family protein has product MTVSLENEFLRVFFSEHGGELVSLFNKKNKLEYLWQADSKYWGRHAPVLFPIVGRLKDDEYLYEQHKYLMKQHGFARDMDFEIEARTDKQLIFRLKSNKITLEKYPFEFVLRIKYELDLDTLNVEYLVDNPSTSQLLFSVGGHPAFNVPLSTTEEFSDYQVVVSPDKTYQQIHLQGNYSDSRHPQPFTANSIDVNRETFKDDAVILKLNEEGTVLTLTTQQEKNGIRFSTGNAQYVGVWSKYPDDAPFVCIEPWWGLADDINTSGKLTEKVGVHVLEANKSFSGFYKIQVF; this is encoded by the coding sequence ATGACGGTTAGCTTAGAAAATGAATTCTTAAGGGTTTTTTTTAGTGAACATGGTGGTGAACTGGTAAGTTTATTTAACAAGAAAAATAAACTTGAGTATCTTTGGCAAGCTGATTCTAAATATTGGGGGCGGCATGCTCCAGTTTTATTTCCGATTGTTGGCCGGTTAAAAGATGATGAATATCTGTATGAACAACATAAATATCTAATGAAACAACATGGATTTGCGCGTGATATGGATTTTGAAATTGAAGCTAGAACTGATAAACAGTTAATTTTTCGTTTGAAATCGAATAAAATAACTTTAGAAAAATACCCATTTGAATTCGTGTTACGTATCAAGTATGAATTGGATTTGGATACTTTGAATGTTGAGTACTTAGTTGATAATCCCAGTACAAGTCAACTATTATTTTCTGTTGGTGGACATCCAGCCTTCAATGTCCCTTTGTCTACTACAGAAGAGTTTTCTGATTATCAAGTTGTAGTTTCGCCTGATAAGACGTATCAACAAATTCATCTACAAGGTAATTACAGTGATTCTAGGCATCCACAACCATTTACTGCTAATTCAATTGATGTAAATCGAGAAACCTTTAAAGATGATGCGGTCATTTTAAAACTGAATGAAGAAGGTACAGTATTAACATTAACGACCCAGCAAGAAAAGAATGGCATTCGATTTAGTACAGGTAATGCACAGTATGTTGGAGTTTGGTCGAAGTATCCAGATGACGCACCATTCGTTTGCATAGAACCTTGGTGGGGATTAGCTGATGACATCAATACAAGTGGTAAATTAACTGAAAAGGTTGGCGTACATGTATTAGAGGCTAATAAAAGCTTTAGTGGTTTTTATAAGATTCAGGTTTTCTAA